A stretch of Mobula birostris isolate sMobBir1 chromosome 2, sMobBir1.hap1, whole genome shotgun sequence DNA encodes these proteins:
- the olig3 gene encoding oligodendrocyte transcription factor 3, with protein sequence MNSDSSSLSSRASSPDVDEIYLRDQLPHQDSRMNSVSSTQSDLLQQLASDRNITTLSKDEKPGGKFKVKKQLSEQDLQNLRLKINGRERKRMHDLNLAMDGLREVMPYAHGPSVRKLSKIATLLLARNYILMLSNSLEEMKRLVGEIYGGHHSAFHCGTVGHSAGHPGHTTSAHQVHPILGSALTSSSSSISASLPGIGAVRPPHSLLKTSSAPPAPLGNTFQHWAGLPCPCTICQVPPPPHISALSTASMPRLSTDGKDLMK encoded by the coding sequence ATGAATTCTGACTCGAGCTCTCTCTCTAGTAGAGCTTCTTCGCCGGACGTGGACGAAATTTATCTGCGAGACCAGCTTCCGCACCAAGACTCCAGGATGAACTCGGTGTCTTCCACGCAGAGCGACCTACTCCAGCAGCTCGCCAGCGACCGCAACATCACAACCCTGAGCAAGGACGAGAAACCGGGGGGCAAGTTCAAAGTGAAAAAGCAACTCTCCGAGCAAGACCTGCAGAACCTTCGACTGAAGATCAACGGGAGAGAGCGCAAAAGGATGCACGACCTGAACCTAGCTATGGACGGTCTCCGGGAGGTCATGCCTTATGCTCACGGACCATCAGTGAGGAAACTTTCCAAAATTGCCACTTTACTCCTGGCCAGAAACTACATCCTGATGCTGTCGAACTCtctagaagagatgaagagactaGTGGGGGAGATTTATGGCGGGCATCACTCGGCTTTTCATTGCGGGACTGTAGGACATTCTGCCGGGCACCCGGGACACACCACATCTGCCCACCAAGTCCATCCGATATTGGGAAGCGCCTtgacctcctcctcttcctccattTCAGCTTCGCTACCGGGCATCGGCGCCGTCAGACCCCCTCATTCGCTGTTGAAAACGTCCTCGGCGCCTCCCGCGCCGTTAGGAAACACCTTCCAGCACTGGGCAGGTTTGCCGTGCCCTTGCACCATCTGCCAGGTGCCACCGCCTCCTCACATCTCAGCCCTCAGCACAGCGAGCATGCCAAGGCTCTCCACAGATGGTAAAGACTTAATGAAGTAA